A section of the Streptomyces sp. NBC_01591 genome encodes:
- a CDS encoding type I polyketide synthase codes for MGGGGQDPRIAVVGMSCRLPGADTPEDLWRIIRNGEDRFTRFTKDELKAAGVPEELYRRDDFIGASAVLDDITGFDARHFGMSAREARLTDPQHRLFLECAQHALENAGYPDERDGKRIGVYASTGYHLYNMQSYLLNNVLPNEDIADWLAGMQVLVGNYTDFNATRVAYRLGLTGPAVNVQTACSSSLVGVHLAAQSLLLDECDIALAGASAIHVPQVLGYHYVKGSILSRTGRLRAFDAAANGTVGGTGVVAVVLKRLARALADGDTVHGVIRGWGICNDGAGKQAFAAPSARGQQEAVRRALDHAGVGADTIGYLETHGTGTFKGDPIELEGAGAAYRQDTDRSGYCALGAVKTNIGHLDVASGLAGLVKALLVLKHGVIPPIGGFSDPNPLLGLEDSPFYAPRALQQWPENGTPRRAGVTSLGIGGTNVHLILEEAPEPGPRSATAAPPDVLLVSATSREALADNVRSLRDVLRRRTALPLADLVTTAALGRSHGRHRIAVRASTPSALADALDAWLSGPAPLATAAGPVPPGDAPTRVVFQFTGQGSLRPGAAAALYERFPVVREVLDACEAWHRRLTGEPMLAGLLTKGAGAPEAVWSTATAQPALFALQCALVRLWDESGISPWAVTGHSVGEYAALFAAGALSLADGLELSTHRGRLMRDHCVPGAMVAVALERESAAELAASQPGLELAVTNGERSQVLAGPVADVDRMCAVLDDRGTPYERLAVDRAFHTAATEPMLDAFAAVLAKTPFTPIRTRFISCLDGRTREPGWMPDPEHLVRHAREPVRYDASLRAVAGERPDVLLEIGPHTTLSSLARRSLPVVRATPSLHRDTGLTALFGAAAALHCAGADVRWETFLAGTGGRRVPLPGYRFQHRHHWVGAPPGPRGPISPAREERTMTSEATETGRLLDSILGVLSGAFGEDLTSVPADTPFFDLGADSLLMINVLREIEQEHHVRITMRELFDETGTPRLLAELVAARLPRQPGTDPLPATAPATTGPATEELPAAPPFGPPAATAQPSIPQPYAAEPPSAGPLTPATQQPAARAPQPFAHTPIPSQRTTPPSPGVPPVHTASTGGAPPVPHAVADTGFVTRQELLELAQRVQQLSQIQLQMLTQLSQLLALQSNATATLPNDEVVR; via the coding sequence ATGGGCGGTGGCGGGCAGGACCCGCGCATCGCCGTGGTCGGGATGTCCTGCCGGCTGCCAGGGGCCGACACGCCGGAGGACCTGTGGCGCATCATCCGCAACGGCGAGGACCGCTTCACCCGCTTCACGAAGGACGAGCTGAAGGCCGCGGGCGTCCCCGAGGAGCTGTACCGGCGCGACGACTTCATCGGCGCCTCGGCCGTCCTGGACGACATCACCGGGTTCGATGCCCGGCACTTCGGGATGAGCGCCCGCGAGGCCCGCCTGACCGACCCCCAGCACCGCCTGTTCCTGGAGTGCGCGCAGCACGCCCTGGAGAACGCCGGCTACCCCGACGAGCGGGACGGAAAGCGGATCGGGGTCTATGCCAGCACCGGCTACCACCTGTACAACATGCAGTCCTATCTGCTCAACAACGTCCTGCCGAACGAGGACATCGCCGACTGGCTGGCCGGCATGCAGGTCCTGGTGGGCAACTACACCGACTTCAACGCGACCCGGGTCGCCTACCGGCTCGGTCTCACCGGCCCCGCCGTCAACGTACAGACGGCCTGCTCCAGTTCGCTGGTGGGTGTGCACCTGGCCGCCCAGTCCCTGCTGCTGGACGAATGCGACATCGCGCTGGCCGGCGCCAGCGCGATCCATGTCCCGCAGGTCCTCGGCTACCACTATGTCAAGGGCTCGATCCTCTCCAGGACCGGCCGGCTCCGGGCGTTCGACGCGGCCGCGAACGGGACCGTCGGAGGCACCGGTGTCGTGGCCGTCGTACTGAAGCGGCTGGCCCGTGCGCTCGCGGACGGCGACACCGTGCACGGCGTCATCCGTGGCTGGGGCATCTGCAACGACGGTGCCGGCAAGCAGGCGTTCGCGGCACCCAGTGCGCGGGGCCAGCAGGAAGCCGTACGCCGGGCGCTGGACCACGCGGGCGTCGGGGCGGACACCATCGGTTATCTGGAGACCCATGGCACCGGCACCTTCAAGGGCGATCCCATCGAGCTGGAAGGTGCAGGCGCGGCGTACCGGCAGGACACGGACCGGTCCGGCTACTGCGCTCTCGGAGCCGTCAAGACCAACATCGGGCACCTCGACGTGGCGTCCGGACTGGCCGGTCTCGTCAAGGCCCTGCTGGTACTCAAACACGGTGTGATCCCGCCGATCGGGGGCTTCAGCGATCCCAACCCGCTGCTCGGGCTGGAGGACAGCCCGTTCTACGCACCCCGTGCCCTCCAGCAGTGGCCCGAGAACGGCACCCCTCGGCGGGCGGGTGTCACGTCGCTCGGGATCGGCGGCACCAACGTCCACCTGATCCTCGAGGAAGCCCCCGAACCCGGGCCGCGTTCCGCCACCGCGGCCCCGCCGGACGTGCTTCTGGTCTCCGCGACGAGCCGGGAAGCCCTCGCCGACAACGTACGGTCCCTGCGCGACGTGCTCCGCAGGAGGACCGCTCTGCCCTTGGCGGATCTCGTCACGACCGCCGCCCTCGGGCGCTCGCACGGCCGGCACCGGATCGCGGTCCGGGCAAGCACACCGTCCGCGCTGGCCGATGCTCTCGACGCCTGGCTCTCCGGCCCCGCACCGCTCGCGACCGCCGCGGGCCCCGTGCCGCCGGGGGACGCGCCCACCCGGGTGGTGTTCCAGTTCACCGGCCAGGGTTCCCTCCGCCCCGGAGCGGCGGCGGCCCTGTACGAACGGTTTCCCGTCGTGCGTGAGGTCCTCGACGCCTGCGAGGCGTGGCATCGCCGTCTCACCGGTGAACCGATGCTGGCCGGACTCCTCACCAAGGGGGCGGGCGCACCGGAGGCCGTCTGGTCGACCGCGACCGCGCAGCCGGCCCTGTTCGCCCTGCAGTGCGCCCTGGTCCGGCTGTGGGACGAGTCGGGCATCAGCCCCTGGGCCGTGACGGGCCACAGCGTCGGTGAGTACGCGGCGCTCTTCGCGGCCGGGGCGCTGTCGCTCGCGGACGGCCTGGAACTCAGCACGCATCGGGGCCGTCTGATGCGGGATCACTGCGTGCCGGGCGCCATGGTGGCGGTAGCACTGGAGCGGGAGTCCGCCGCGGAGCTCGCCGCCTCGCAACCCGGCCTGGAGCTCGCCGTGACCAACGGGGAACGCTCCCAGGTGCTGGCCGGTCCGGTCGCGGACGTGGACCGGATGTGCGCCGTGCTCGATGACCGGGGAACCCCGTACGAACGCCTCGCGGTGGACCGGGCCTTCCACACCGCTGCTACGGAGCCGATGCTCGACGCGTTCGCAGCGGTACTGGCGAAGACCCCCTTCACACCGATACGGACCCGCTTCATCAGCTGTCTCGACGGCCGGACCCGTGAGCCCGGCTGGATGCCGGACCCGGAGCATCTGGTCCGCCATGCCCGCGAGCCGGTGCGCTACGACGCGTCGCTGCGTGCCGTCGCAGGTGAACGGCCCGACGTGCTCCTGGAGATCGGGCCGCACACCACACTCAGTAGCCTGGCCCGCCGCTCCCTGCCCGTGGTGCGGGCGACTCCCTCCCTGCACCGGGACACCGGACTCACGGCACTCTTCGGCGCTGCAGCGGCTCTGCACTGCGCGGGAGCGGATGTCCGCTGGGAGACGTTCCTGGCCGGCACCGGAGGGCGGCGCGTCCCGCTGCCCGGCTACCGCTTCCAGCACCGACACCACTGGGTCGGGGCCCCACCCGGACCCCGCGGACCCATTTCCCCGGCGAGAGAGGAACGCACCATGACGTCAGAAGCGACGGAGACCGGGCGCCTACTGGACAGCATCCTCGGTGTGCTCTCCGGAGCCTTCGGAGAGGACCTCACCTCGGTCCCGGCCGACACCCCGTTCTTCGATCTCGGTGCGGACTCGCTCCTCATGATCAATGTACTCCGGGAGATCGAACAGGAGCACCACGTCAGAATCACGATGCGAGAGCTGTTCGACGAGACAGGAACGCCCCGGCTTCTCGCCGAACTCGTCGCCGCGCGGCTGCCCCGACAGCCCGGGACCGACCCCCTGCCGGCCACCGCACCCGCCACCACCGGACCGGCGACCGAAGAGCTGCCCGCCGCACCGCCCTTCGGTCCGCCGGCGGCCACCGCGCAGCCGTCCATCCCACAGCCGTACGCGGCGGAGCCCCCCTCCGCCGGTCCCTTGACACCGGCCACCCAGCAGCCGGCCGCCCGCGCTCCTCAGCCGTTCGCCCACACGCCGATACCCTCGCAGCGCACCACACCACCCTCCCCCGGCGTACCGCCTGTCCACACCGCGTCGACCGGCGGGGCACCGCCTGTCCCACACGCCGTCGCGGACACCGGTTTCGTCACCCGGCAGGAGCTGCTGGAGCTTGCCCAACGGGTCCAGCAGCTGTCACAGATCCAGCTCCAGATGCTCACCCAGCTCTCCCAGTTGCTCGCACTCCAGAGCAACGCGACGGCGACCCTGCCGAACGACGAGGTGGTCCGGTGA
- a CDS encoding MupA/Atu3671 family FMN-dependent luciferase-like monooxygenase — protein sequence MNEQESLTANLDRDLAAMAGLAQRITEQIDAGRAMAGSTQQPQAHGPRVVIAPDAGMVHSTSPRTQQEHLDDLVRRYTARTATSGQLAQRHRRRLADSRAVVGFRRSTKEMLYPVAARRADGARIEDIDGNSYTDITMGFGVLLFGHEPGFVREAVREHLSRGIRLGPRSVETGGAAELLCELTGMERVAFANSGTEANAAAIRLARAATGRDRIVTFQGSYHGHADQVLGRPAGHGVQEGTVPVSRGIPHSAVSELTVLEYGSEEALRTIERDAARIAVVVVEPVQSRHPSLQPAAFVRRLRELTARHGIVLMFDEMLTGFRPALRGAQELYGVTPDLATYGKLLGGGFPIGAVAGRSDIMDGIDGGYWTYGDDSGPTADTTFFGGTYLQHPVSMTAAHAVLTHLKEHSPHLQERLNARTTELATGLNDFFEAEEFPLRMGWFGSQFRFEHRADMELLYYHLMLRGVHVWEWRNFFLSTAHTDGDIEHVADAVRGSLRDLRKAGFFRTGKAPSRTRRPAPGQAAVTPAAALPVPMAEAVVEAVTDAPPVPVAAPDSAALTTPRRADFSLYFFGDYPDDGPGPKEGRYELLMEAARFADRHGFEALWMPERHFNSFGGLFPNPAVLAAALSRETRRIRLNAGSVVLPLHDPIRVAEEWSMADNLSGGRIGLGVASGWNANDFVFFPERFGPHKQEMYDRLEQVRSLWRGETLRRTTGDGEREIRLFPRPVQTMPPLYTAVVANPESYERAAAHDLGIVTNLMTQDIDQLRDNIARYRRARARHGLDPDAGRVAVLLHTYLSEDHETARAEAFAPMARYMQASLSLFSGVTNSLGVTTDLRSLSEDDLDVVFRRAYGRYCDQRALIGDVDTVLPVVEAVVDAGADEIVALVDFGVSADQLRAGLPRLDALRRRHRERRTPDPGAPLSPGQERIWFLERLLPGRTAYNEVKAIRLRGALDTEALHTALRRLVARHEGLRTVFRQAGDSAVQLVREAAEPDFDVVDGTLRAEAAVQEALATESARRFDLENGPLFVSRVVRTAVDEHVLVLSFHHIVVDAASATVLCRDLSAFYRAERDGTKAGLPALTWSYARHAREQRAAADGPDTAQDLAHWLRVLGGDLPVLELPTDRPRPAEMTSEGRAVFRSLDPGLSEQVRQLSRGHRATLFMTLVAGWAAMLQRVTGQEDIVIGIPVSDRPQRAEELIGFFVNTLALRVDLAGDPGFATLLDRVRTVALDAYDHAGTPFEKVVRVLAPPRRTDRTPVFQVCAEFQSAEPFRLDLPGIEAVALDAGPDKALTDLTVYFTDRPEGVRCHLEYNAELFEPSTIDMFFTVFRDLLAAAVGKPGTPLSLLARTAVEGDEVPESWERGPVRPVADTTVHDWIARQAAEHPARTAVVSEDAVLTYRELDERAGRLAAVLAEHRADGDQESLVAVWLPRSAELVVALLAVLRAGCAYVPLDPSLGAVRATQVIAESGARTVISGADGSEDLRLPGSVTVVAPDAAPTGDPGSGTRPASGTGGSSPLSACSVIYTSGSTGTPKGVVLTHRGLVDLCQWHHERFAFTGDDRSAVVCSQSFDASLLEIWPALTAGGTIVVAGEPIRRDPLALARWYADQGIAFSVLPTALGEQVLRLPVADQPPLRHLLLGGEALRSRPGPEAPYETLNIYGPTETTVLCVVDTVSPGADGPVPDEGADVIAIGRPADNVTLRVVDASDKPVPIGAVGELFVGGPGVAAGYLHRPDLTEERFAADPEAGAEARYYRTGDLVRWTADGRLVFVGRTDDQVKIRGFRIEPEEVAQVLGRLDGVRRAAVVGRRRANGEAFLAAYVVPTEPGCDSTAEQRSRTDRWAEELNHHLPEYMVPRAWRVLTELPLTGNGKLDRTQLPSADPFHPADGEGARRADGPSPEAEPLTAVENGLRDLWAAEFGLTASGIDPDVPLFDLGGHSLTAMRLVNRIREAWGIEYPLSRLYQEPTLRAMTEFVHGAGSRKVVRRGPASHQQSRFASLHSRHAKPQVFNVALRITFSGRLDPGSLHTALQQLTERHEALRTRLVREGLSSWRQEVLESRPLDLPVDDLTSRPEPERHAQVRRLAEQATETPLDLFEGDVLSTRLLRTGAEEWVLLLVMHHCTCDGWALTTLLKELAALYRTGVTGTGHGLSPAAPQQVEYAHWQVTHEAATGGRRTDYWLEELADAPFTVDLPLDRPRPDTLSGRGGVVEFTVPAEIRADVERLAVRRATTPFVVTAAALGRLLAAKAEQEDVVMNISYAGRESREFESLVGCTASGFALRVRDARAGSFAALTDRVTRTTVLGMEHAMPPRRVAPAMRERRGVDIPDSLAIGLAYESSLDTGIELPGLTTTVAEIAPAASRSEFIMVLTPAEDVLSGAVEYSADLWDRATVETWTREYVRLLRDEVKEALADGTN from the coding sequence GTGAACGAGCAGGAGAGCCTCACGGCCAACCTGGACCGGGACCTTGCCGCCATGGCCGGACTCGCACAGCGCATCACCGAACAGATCGACGCCGGGCGAGCCATGGCCGGCAGTACACAACAGCCTCAGGCACACGGACCGCGCGTGGTGATCGCCCCCGATGCCGGCATGGTCCACTCCACCTCACCCCGCACTCAGCAAGAGCATCTCGACGACCTCGTACGCCGGTACACGGCACGGACAGCGACCTCCGGACAACTCGCTCAGCGCCACCGTCGCAGACTCGCCGACAGCAGAGCGGTCGTCGGATTCCGCAGGTCGACCAAGGAGATGCTCTATCCCGTGGCGGCCCGTCGCGCGGACGGCGCACGGATCGAGGACATCGACGGCAACAGCTATACCGACATCACCATGGGCTTCGGGGTGCTCCTCTTCGGCCACGAGCCCGGCTTCGTCCGGGAAGCCGTACGCGAACACCTCTCCCGAGGCATCCGGCTCGGCCCCCGCAGTGTCGAGACGGGCGGGGCCGCCGAGCTGCTGTGCGAACTGACCGGGATGGAACGGGTGGCCTTCGCCAACTCCGGTACGGAGGCCAACGCCGCGGCGATCCGTCTCGCCCGTGCCGCCACCGGCCGCGACCGGATCGTCACCTTCCAGGGCTCCTACCACGGTCATGCCGACCAGGTGCTGGGCCGGCCGGCCGGCCACGGTGTTCAGGAGGGGACCGTGCCCGTCTCCCGGGGCATCCCGCACAGTGCCGTCTCCGAGCTGACCGTCCTCGAATACGGCAGCGAGGAGGCCCTTCGCACGATCGAACGGGACGCGGCGCGGATCGCGGTGGTCGTCGTCGAACCGGTGCAGAGCAGGCATCCCTCGCTCCAGCCGGCCGCGTTCGTCCGCAGGCTGCGCGAACTGACCGCCCGTCACGGCATCGTGTTGATGTTCGACGAGATGCTGACCGGATTCCGTCCCGCTCTCCGTGGCGCGCAGGAGCTCTACGGCGTCACCCCGGATCTCGCCACCTACGGCAAGCTCCTCGGCGGCGGATTCCCCATCGGCGCGGTCGCCGGCCGCTCCGACATCATGGACGGGATCGACGGCGGCTACTGGACCTACGGGGACGACAGCGGTCCGACCGCCGACACCACCTTCTTCGGCGGCACCTACCTGCAGCATCCCGTGTCGATGACCGCGGCGCACGCCGTACTCACCCATCTGAAGGAACACAGTCCGCACCTGCAGGAACGGCTCAACGCCCGGACGACCGAACTGGCCACCGGGCTCAACGACTTCTTCGAGGCCGAGGAATTCCCCCTGCGGATGGGCTGGTTCGGCTCCCAGTTCCGCTTCGAGCACCGCGCCGACATGGAGCTCCTCTACTACCACCTGATGCTGCGGGGCGTGCATGTATGGGAGTGGCGCAACTTCTTCCTCTCCACGGCTCACACCGACGGCGACATCGAGCACGTGGCCGACGCCGTGCGGGGGTCGCTGAGGGACCTGCGGAAGGCCGGCTTCTTCCGCACCGGCAAAGCCCCTTCCCGGACCCGGAGGCCCGCTCCCGGCCAGGCAGCCGTCACACCGGCGGCTGCCCTCCCGGTCCCGATGGCCGAAGCCGTGGTCGAAGCGGTGACCGACGCGCCCCCCGTTCCCGTAGCCGCCCCGGATTCCGCGGCGCTCACGACGCCGCGCCGCGCGGACTTCAGCCTCTACTTCTTCGGCGACTACCCGGACGACGGACCCGGCCCGAAGGAGGGCCGCTACGAACTGCTCATGGAGGCGGCCCGGTTCGCCGACCGCCACGGGTTCGAGGCGCTGTGGATGCCCGAACGGCACTTCAACTCGTTCGGCGGCCTCTTCCCGAACCCCGCCGTCCTGGCCGCAGCGCTGTCCCGGGAGACCCGGCGCATCCGCCTCAACGCCGGCTCGGTCGTGCTCCCGCTGCACGACCCGATCCGGGTGGCGGAGGAGTGGTCCATGGCGGACAACCTCTCCGGCGGACGCATCGGCCTCGGTGTCGCGAGCGGATGGAACGCCAACGACTTCGTCTTCTTCCCCGAGCGCTTCGGGCCGCACAAGCAGGAGATGTACGACCGGCTGGAACAGGTCCGGAGCCTCTGGCGGGGCGAGACACTGCGCCGCACCACCGGGGACGGCGAACGGGAGATCCGGCTCTTCCCGCGCCCCGTCCAGACGATGCCGCCGCTCTACACGGCGGTGGTCGCCAACCCGGAGTCGTACGAACGCGCCGCCGCGCACGACCTGGGCATCGTGACCAACCTGATGACCCAGGACATCGACCAGCTCAGGGACAACATCGCCCGCTACCGCCGGGCCCGGGCGCGGCACGGCCTCGACCCGGACGCCGGGCGGGTCGCCGTCCTGCTGCACACCTACCTCTCCGAGGACCACGAGACCGCCCGGGCCGAGGCCTTCGCGCCGATGGCCCGCTACATGCAGGCCTCCCTGTCCCTGTTCAGCGGCGTCACCAACAGTCTCGGTGTCACCACCGACCTGAGATCGCTCAGCGAGGACGACCTGGACGTGGTCTTCCGGCGCGCCTACGGCCGCTACTGCGACCAACGGGCCCTGATCGGCGATGTGGACACCGTCCTGCCCGTGGTCGAGGCGGTGGTCGACGCGGGCGCGGACGAGATCGTCGCGCTGGTCGACTTCGGCGTCTCCGCGGACCAACTGCGCGCCGGTCTCCCCCGGCTGGACGCCCTCCGCCGCCGGCACCGGGAGCGACGGACACCCGACCCGGGTGCGCCCTTGTCCCCGGGCCAGGAGCGGATCTGGTTCCTGGAACGCCTGCTCCCGGGACGCACCGCTTACAACGAGGTGAAGGCGATCCGCCTGCGCGGTGCGCTCGACACCGAGGCGCTGCACACCGCGCTGCGTCGGCTCGTCGCCCGCCACGAAGGGCTGCGCACCGTCTTCCGGCAGGCCGGCGATTCGGCGGTCCAGCTGGTGCGGGAGGCCGCCGAGCCCGACTTCGACGTGGTGGACGGCACACTTCGGGCCGAGGCCGCCGTACAGGAGGCACTGGCGACGGAGAGCGCCCGCCGCTTCGACCTGGAGAACGGCCCGCTGTTCGTCAGCAGGGTCGTGCGTACCGCAGTCGACGAGCACGTGCTGGTCCTGTCCTTCCACCACATCGTGGTCGACGCGGCCTCGGCGACCGTCCTGTGCCGGGACCTCTCCGCCTTCTACCGGGCGGAGCGCGACGGCACAAAGGCCGGTCTGCCCGCACTGACCTGGAGCTACGCCCGGCACGCACGGGAACAGCGCGCGGCGGCGGACGGCCCCGACACCGCGCAGGACCTGGCCCACTGGCTGCGCGTGCTCGGCGGTGACCTGCCGGTCCTCGAACTGCCCACCGACCGCCCCCGGCCGGCGGAGATGACCTCCGAAGGCCGCGCCGTCTTCCGCTCCCTCGACCCCGGCCTGTCCGAACAGGTCAGGCAGCTGAGCCGCGGCCACCGCGCCACCCTGTTCATGACCCTGGTGGCCGGCTGGGCGGCGATGCTGCAACGGGTCACGGGGCAGGAGGACATCGTCATCGGCATCCCGGTCTCGGACCGGCCGCAGCGGGCCGAGGAGCTGATCGGCTTCTTCGTCAACACCCTCGCTCTGCGGGTCGACCTCGCCGGCGATCCCGGGTTCGCGACGCTGCTGGACCGGGTGCGTACCGTCGCACTCGACGCCTACGACCACGCGGGGACACCGTTCGAGAAGGTGGTGCGCGTGCTCGCTCCGCCACGCAGGACGGACCGCACGCCGGTGTTCCAGGTGTGCGCCGAGTTCCAGTCGGCGGAGCCGTTCCGCCTCGACCTCCCCGGCATCGAGGCAGTCGCACTGGACGCGGGCCCCGACAAAGCGCTGACCGACCTGACGGTCTACTTCACCGACCGGCCGGAGGGCGTTCGCTGTCATCTGGAGTACAACGCGGAGCTGTTCGAGCCGAGCACCATCGACATGTTCTTCACGGTCTTCCGCGACCTTCTGGCCGCCGCCGTCGGCAAGCCCGGCACACCGCTGTCCCTGCTCGCGCGTACGGCGGTCGAGGGTGACGAGGTGCCGGAGAGCTGGGAACGCGGCCCGGTCCGGCCGGTCGCGGACACCACCGTGCACGACTGGATCGCCCGGCAGGCGGCAGAGCACCCCGCGCGGACCGCGGTGGTGAGCGAGGACGCCGTACTGACCTACCGGGAGCTGGACGAGCGCGCCGGCCGGCTCGCCGCCGTGCTCGCGGAACACCGGGCGGACGGTGACCAGGAATCCTTGGTGGCGGTGTGGCTGCCACGCTCCGCGGAGCTCGTCGTGGCGCTGCTCGCCGTGCTGCGGGCCGGTTGCGCGTATGTGCCGCTCGACCCGTCGCTCGGTGCCGTCCGCGCCACGCAGGTGATCGCCGAGAGCGGCGCCCGCACGGTGATCAGCGGCGCGGACGGATCGGAGGACCTGCGGCTGCCCGGATCGGTGACCGTCGTCGCGCCGGACGCCGCCCCGACAGGAGACCCCGGGTCAGGCACCCGGCCGGCAAGCGGCACCGGGGGCTCGTCCCCCCTCTCCGCGTGCTCCGTCATCTACACCTCGGGCAGTACCGGCACGCCCAAGGGTGTCGTGCTCACACACCGCGGCCTCGTGGACCTCTGCCAGTGGCACCACGAACGCTTCGCGTTCACCGGCGACGACCGGAGTGCCGTCGTGTGCAGCCAGAGCTTCGACGCCTCCCTCCTGGAGATCTGGCCGGCGCTGACGGCGGGCGGCACGATCGTCGTGGCCGGTGAGCCGATCCGGCGCGATCCGCTCGCCCTGGCCCGGTGGTACGCGGACCAGGGCATCGCCTTCAGCGTCCTGCCGACGGCCCTGGGCGAACAGGTGCTGCGCCTGCCGGTGGCCGATCAGCCCCCGCTGCGCCATCTGCTGCTGGGCGGCGAGGCGCTGCGGAGCCGCCCCGGGCCCGAGGCACCCTACGAGACGCTGAACATCTACGGCCCGACGGAGACGACCGTGCTGTGCGTCGTCGATACGGTCTCGCCCGGGGCCGACGGGCCTGTCCCGGACGAGGGAGCGGACGTGATCGCGATCGGGCGTCCGGCCGACAACGTAACCCTGCGCGTGGTGGACGCGTCGGACAAGCCGGTGCCCATCGGCGCGGTGGGGGAGCTCTTCGTGGGTGGTCCGGGGGTGGCCGCGGGCTATCTGCACCGGCCGGACCTCACCGAGGAGCGGTTCGCGGCCGACCCGGAGGCCGGGGCGGAGGCCCGCTACTACCGCACGGGTGATCTGGTCCGCTGGACGGCGGACGGGCGACTCGTGTTCGTGGGCCGTACCGACGACCAGGTGAAGATCCGCGGATTCCGGATCGAGCCGGAGGAGGTGGCGCAGGTGCTGGGCCGTCTCGACGGTGTCCGCCGGGCGGCCGTCGTCGGGCGGCGCCGTGCGAACGGCGAGGCCTTCCTGGCCGCCTATGTGGTACCCACCGAGCCCGGCTGCGACAGTACGGCGGAGCAACGGTCCCGCACGGACCGGTGGGCCGAAGAGCTGAACCACCACCTGCCGGAGTACATGGTGCCGCGCGCCTGGCGGGTCCTCACCGAACTGCCGCTGACCGGTAACGGCAAGTTGGACCGGACGCAGCTCCCGTCGGCCGATCCCTTCCACCCGGCGGACGGAGAGGGGGCCCGCCGGGCCGACGGCCCGTCGCCGGAGGCCGAACCCCTCACCGCAGTGGAGAACGGACTCCGTGATCTCTGGGCGGCCGAGTTCGGCCTCACCGCGTCAGGCATCGATCCGGATGTCCCTCTCTTCGACCTGGGCGGACATTCGCTCACCGCGATGAGGCTGGTCAACCGGATCAGAGAGGCGTGGGGCATCGAGTACCCGCTTTCGCGCCTCTACCAGGAGCCCACGTTGCGCGCCATGACGGAGTTCGTGCACGGCGCCGGATCGAGAAAGGTCGTCCGCCGAGGCCCGGCCAGCCATCAGCAGTCGCGCTTCGCCTCCCTGCACTCCCGCCACGCCAAGCCGCAGGTCTTCAACGTCGCCCTGCGGATCACCTTCTCCGGCCGGCTGGACCCCGGATCGCTCCACACCGCGCTCCAGCAACTGACAGAACGTCATGAAGCGCTGCGTACCCGCCTGGTACGGGAGGGCCTCAGCTCCTGGCGACAGGAAGTGCTCGAATCCCGCCCCCTTGACCTGCCCGTCGACGACCTCACCTCACGGCCGGAGCCGGAACGGCATGCCCAGGTGCGACGGCTCGCCGAGCAGGCGACGGAGACACCGCTCGACCTCTTCGAGGGGGACGTACTCTCCACCCGCCTGCTGCGCACCGGCGCCGAGGAGTGGGTGCTGCTGCTCGTGATGCACCACTGCACCTGCGACGGGTGGGCCCTGACCACGCTGCTGAAGGAACTCGCCGCGCTCTACCGTACGGGTGTCACCGGAACCGGACACGGCCTGTCACCCGCAGCGCCACAGCAGGTGGAGTACGCGCACTGGCAGGTCACTCACGAGGCGGCGACCGGTGGGCGCCGCACGGACTACTGGCTGGAGGAACTCGCCGACGCCCCCTTCACGGTGGATCTGCCGCTGGACCGGCCGAGGCCCGACACACTCAGCGGGCGGGGCGGAGTCGTCGAATTCACCGTGCCCGCCGAGATCCGGGCCGATGTGGAACGGCTGGCCGTCCGGCGGGCGACCACGCCCTTCGTGGTGACCGCGGCGGCGCTCGGCCGGCTGCTGGCGGCGAAGGCGGAGCAGGAGGACGTGGTGATGAACATCTCCTACGCAGGTCGGGAAAGCCGCGAGTTCGAGTCCCTGGTGGGCTGCACGGCCTCCGGGTTCGCCCTGCGGGTCCGTGACGCGCGCGCCGGTTCCTTCGCGGCGCTGACGGACCGGGTCACCCGTACGACGGTCCTGGGCATGGAGCACGCCATGCCGCCGCGCCGGGTAGCGCCGGCGATGCGGGAGCGCAGGGGCGTCGACATTCCGGACAGCCTGGCCATCGGCCTGGCCTACGAGAGTTCGCTGGACACCGGGATCGAACTGCCGGGACTCACCACCACGGTGGCGGAGATCGCCCCGGCCGCGTCCCGGTCGGAGTTCATCATGGTGCTGACCCCGGCCGAGGACGTTCTGAGCGGTGCCGTGGAGTACTCGGCCGACCTGTGGGACCGGGCAACGGTCGAGACGTGGACACGGGAGTACGTGCGGCTGCTGCGGGACGAGGTCAAAGAGGCGCTCGCCGACGGGACGAACTGA